TGGGCTGATCGTTGGCGTGACCAGGGGCACGCGCCGGGAGCACCTCGTGCGCGCGGCCCTGGAAGCGGTGGCGTTCCAAACCCAAGACCTCCTGACAGAAATGACCGCGGACTCCCCCGTCCAAGTCCGCGAATTGCGCGTGGACGGTGGCATGGCGGCGAACAACTTCTTGCTCCAGTTTCAAGCCGACTGCTTGGGCCTTCCTGTAATTCGCCCATGCCAAACCGAGACGACCGCCCTCGGCGCAGCCTTCCTCGCCGGTCTAGAAGCCGGTGTCTGGCGGGGGTTGGACGAAATTGAGCAGCTCTGGTCGCCCGATCGCGTCTTTGAGCCTGCTCAGAATCGAGCTTACGCCGAGACCGCTTACGCAGGTTGGAAGAAAGCAGTTCAACTGGCCCGGAGTTGGTCCAGCCAAGCCTGCTGAGGACAGCGCGTCACGACGCCGCGGGCGACCGCCGGACACGCGAGAGTTCGAGAAGCATTATGGGCCGGGATTCGCGACAGGAAAGCTGCGCAGCCAGCGCTACCGCGAGTGCCTCTCTGCCGTCCTTGCCGGTCACACGCGGAGGACGGCCCGCCAAGATTGTTTGGACGAAGTCGCGGACTTCGTTCAGGTAGGCGTCCGCAAAGCGTTCCAGCCAGTGCGAAACGACATCGTGGCTGGCCCCGGCTCCCGTCAGCACCAACTGCGGTGTTTGGCGTAAGTATCCCACCTGGATAGTTCCTTTGGAGCCGACGATTTCTGTGCGAATATCGTAGCCGTAGCGTGCCTGCCGGAACGACTCGACATTTCCGATCGCACCACGCGAAAATCGCAGGTTTACCACGCCCGCATCGATATCCCCAAATTGGGCCAGCTCCGGAAAAGTGAGGATGCCACCAAAGGCGTGGACCTCGGCCACTTCGTCGTTCATGAGCCACCGCGCCAGGTCAAATTCGTGGATGCTGGAGTCCAGGAAAAGCATTCCGTTCAGACCGGCCTCGAAATAGCTGAGGGGCGGCGGTTCGCGGTCGCGCCCGATGGCCTTAAACACGACCGGGTCGCCTATCTCGCCCGCTTCAATGCGCTTCTTGGCGTCGGCATAGGCGGGGTCATACCGGCGCATATGCCCCACCTGAAGCCGAACGCGAGCCTTTTCGACGGCAGCCAAAGCACCATCCGCTTCTTCGAGCGTCAGAGTCAGCGGTTTCTCGCAAAGGATGTCCTTTCCCGCAGCGGCAGCGAGTTGGATTGCTCCCGCGTGGAACTTGGCTGGCGAGGCGATGACAACGGCC
This genomic interval from Candidatus Acidiferrales bacterium contains the following:
- a CDS encoding Gfo/Idh/MocA family oxidoreductase, producing MSKVGLGVVGVGAMGKHHAENLRRAVPGARLVAVADADRERARQVAAELEVDYHYGSIEALVERKDIQAVVIASPAKFHAGAIQLAAAAGKDILCEKPLTLTLEEADGALAAVEKARVRLQVGHMRRYDPAYADAKKRIEAGEIGDPVVFKAIGRDREPPPLSYFEAGLNGMLFLDSSIHEFDLARWLMNDEVAEVHAFGGILTFPELAQFGDIDAGVVNLRFSRGAIGNVESFRQARYGYDIRTEIVGSKGTIQVGYLRQTPQLVLTGAGASHDVVSHWLERFADAYLNEVRDFVQTILAGRPPRVTGKDGREALAVALAAQLSCRESRPIMLLELSRVRRSPAAS